The Terriglobales bacterium genome window below encodes:
- a CDS encoding chloride channel protein, with the protein MTEAAAASSRTPGPPAPPASFRMLLMSVLAGGIGVLAGGIAYVLLRLIGFFTNLAFYHRLSFSFVSPRVESLGLWVIFIPVVGGIIVGFMAKYGSPKIKGHGIPEAMEAVLISRSRIEPKVALLKPLSAAIAIGTGGPFGAEGPIIQTGGAVGSLVGQLFHVTAAERKVLLACGAAAGMAATFSTPIAGVILAIELLLFEFKSRSFIPLVIAATLATSVRLKLLGAGAMFTVKTMDFGLPHALPYYLVLGVICGLAAVGFSKLLYWVEDLFDLLPISDLWHPAIGALGLGIIGFFVPRVLGVGYDTISDILNDNLALKLLLLVMVCKAVALVISLGSGTSGGLLAPMFMSSAALGAAVAMGFNHFLPAANLSPAAFALVAMGAVFGAASRATFAFIIFAFEITRDYNAVLPLMLVCVIADGIALLFTRTSIMTEKLARRGLRIPTDYEADVLQQVTVGEVMAREVPTLPAETTLQELTERIARGELARHQAVVLVDATGKPAGIVTHGDVVRALEQNPDGSRTVLTAGSSPLVVTYPDEVLADAVTLMLRNDIGRLPVVSREEPSKLVGYLGRAGLMQARLRRLEEEHVREPGWLSSR; encoded by the coding sequence ATGACCGAAGCCGCCGCCGCATCCTCCCGCACCCCCGGCCCGCCTGCCCCGCCCGCCTCCTTCCGCATGCTCCTGATGTCGGTGCTGGCGGGCGGCATCGGAGTGCTGGCCGGGGGCATCGCCTACGTCCTGCTGCGCCTGATCGGGTTCTTCACCAACCTGGCCTTCTACCACCGGCTTTCCTTCAGCTTCGTCAGCCCGCGAGTGGAGAGCCTGGGGCTGTGGGTGATCTTCATCCCGGTGGTGGGCGGGATCATCGTGGGCTTCATGGCCAAGTACGGCTCGCCCAAGATCAAAGGGCACGGCATCCCCGAGGCCATGGAAGCGGTGCTCATCAGCCGCAGCCGGATCGAGCCCAAGGTGGCCCTGCTGAAGCCGCTCTCCGCGGCCATCGCCATCGGCACCGGCGGGCCCTTCGGAGCGGAAGGACCCATCATCCAGACCGGCGGAGCGGTGGGCTCGCTGGTGGGACAACTCTTCCACGTGACCGCCGCGGAGCGCAAGGTGCTGCTGGCCTGCGGCGCGGCGGCGGGCATGGCCGCCACTTTCAGCACCCCCATCGCGGGAGTGATCCTGGCCATCGAGCTGCTGCTCTTCGAATTCAAGTCGCGCTCCTTCATCCCGCTGGTGATCGCGGCCACGCTGGCCACCAGCGTGCGCCTCAAGCTGCTGGGCGCCGGAGCGATGTTCACCGTCAAGACCATGGACTTCGGCCTGCCCCACGCCCTGCCGTATTACCTGGTGCTGGGGGTGATCTGCGGGCTGGCCGCGGTGGGCTTCAGCAAGCTGCTGTACTGGGTGGAGGACCTCTTCGACCTGCTGCCCATCAGCGACCTGTGGCATCCGGCCATCGGGGCGCTGGGGCTGGGGATCATCGGCTTCTTCGTGCCGCGGGTGCTGGGGGTGGGCTACGACACCATCTCCGACATCCTCAACGACAACCTGGCGCTCAAGCTGCTGCTGCTGGTGATGGTGTGCAAGGCGGTGGCGCTGGTCATCTCGCTGGGCTCGGGGACCTCGGGCGGCCTGCTGGCGCCCATGTTCATGTCGAGCGCGGCACTGGGGGCGGCGGTGGCCATGGGCTTCAACCACTTCCTGCCGGCGGCCAACCTGTCGCCCGCGGCCTTCGCCCTGGTGGCCATGGGGGCGGTCTTCGGAGCGGCCTCGCGCGCCACCTTCGCCTTCATCATCTTCGCCTTCGAGATCACCCGCGACTACAACGCGGTCCTGCCGCTGATGCTGGTGTGCGTGATCGCCGACGGCATCGCGCTGCTGTTCACCCGCACCTCCATCATGACCGAGAAGCTGGCGCGGCGCGGGCTGCGCATCCCCACCGACTACGAGGCCGACGTACTGCAGCAGGTGACGGTGGGCGAGGTGATGGCCCGCGAAGTGCCGACCTTGCCCGCAGAGACGACGCTCCAGGAACTGACGGAGCGCATCGCGCGCGGCGAGCTGGCGCGTCACCAGGCGGTGGTGCTGGTGGACGCGACGGGCAAGCCGGCGGGCATCGTCACCCACGGCGACGTGGTGCGCGCGCTGGAGCAGAATCCCGACGGCAGCCGCACCGTGCTGACCGCGGGCAGCAGCCCCCTGGTGGTCACCTATCCCGACGAGGTGCTGGCGGACGCGGTCACCCTTATGCTGCGCAACGACATCGGGCGGCTGCCGGTGGTCAGCCGCGAGGAGCCCAGTAAGCTGGTCGGGTACCTGGGCCGCGCCGGGCTCATGCAGGCGCGGCTGCGTCGCCTGGAGGAAGAGCACGTGCGTGAGCCGGGATGGCTTTCTAGCCGCTAG
- a CDS encoding MarR family transcriptional regulator: protein MPGKHKDEPGQEAAIPFTSLEEEVFTNLQRTADELMRSVSDLLKPVGLSPTQYNVLRILRAAGPKGLACGEVAERMITRDPDVTRLLDRLEKRGLVGRRREDHDRRVILTRITPQGLEILHKLDELIPRLHQLQLGHMTEEGLRLMNELLEAARGAVT, encoded by the coding sequence ATGCCGGGAAAGCACAAAGACGAGCCTGGGCAGGAAGCCGCCATCCCCTTCACCAGCCTGGAGGAGGAGGTCTTCACCAACCTGCAGCGCACCGCCGATGAGCTGATGCGCTCGGTCTCCGACCTGCTGAAGCCGGTGGGGCTTTCGCCGACCCAGTACAACGTGCTGCGCATCCTGCGGGCGGCAGGGCCCAAGGGCCTGGCCTGTGGAGAGGTGGCGGAGCGCATGATCACACGCGATCCCGACGTCACCCGCCTGCTCGACCGGCTGGAGAAACGCGGCCTGGTGGGGCGCCGCCGCGAGGACCACGACCGCCGCGTCATCCTCACCCGCATCACCCCCCAGGGCCTGGAGATCCTGCACAAACTCGACGAACTCATTCCCCGCCTGCACCAGCTCCAACTGGGGCACATGACCGAAGAGGGACTGCGGCTGATGAATGAGCTGCTGGAGGCCGCTCGCGGGGCGGTGACCTAG
- a CDS encoding ChaN family lipoprotein, translating into MATATTLRLRRSAAERHALAGVERDIRVHDPNGRQKYLRDYQQAYSAYQASLSREELHAQMSSADVILIADYHALPASQRFAAEVVERLGRAPGRPVALGVEFVLARDQHLLDRWLRGEVSNDELRLRLRFDTQWGYEWEPAEALLEAARAHAGGIVGLDCLPRHDLRRVNLRDRHAAARIDDLRERNPHARVVALFGESHLAPNHIPRWLRQRRPQDRILTLLQNVDALYWQAAGEPGRVEAVRVQEDVFCVLAASPLEKYESYRMCIERWRQAPTAAPDPAPTLYNLIEALLRFLHVDPYSPHNGTQPRYLVDLLPEVHARGEWEPLRKLLSRQGASLEEARAVLAAIRERGGCYLSRLNAIFLQRFEMAGGAEEAARFVHAACRGKAGSNGHGRPPGSAEDLFFTRVLEEALAYLGSRVLYPARAGVRREDLRVLYAQPDPLLELTGEALGFAAQQLGQMLGTELYDAYLEARLSRRFLRSLYFRSLDPPGAASTLYFQLLSRLGG; encoded by the coding sequence ATGGCGACTGCTACCACTCTGCGCCTGCGCCGCAGTGCGGCCGAACGCCATGCCCTCGCGGGTGTGGAGCGGGACATCCGCGTCCACGATCCCAACGGCCGGCAGAAGTACCTGCGCGACTACCAGCAGGCCTATTCCGCTTACCAGGCTTCCCTCAGCCGCGAAGAACTGCACGCCCAGATGAGCAGCGCCGATGTCATCCTGATCGCCGACTATCATGCCCTGCCGGCCTCGCAGCGCTTTGCCGCCGAGGTCGTGGAGCGGCTGGGCCGGGCGCCGGGGCGCCCGGTGGCCCTGGGAGTGGAGTTCGTGCTGGCGCGCGACCAGCACCTGCTGGACCGCTGGCTGCGGGGAGAGGTCTCGAACGACGAATTGCGGCTGCGGCTGCGCTTCGATACCCAGTGGGGGTATGAGTGGGAGCCGGCGGAGGCCTTGCTGGAGGCGGCGCGGGCCCACGCCGGCGGCATCGTGGGCCTGGACTGCCTGCCCCGCCATGACCTGCGGCGGGTGAACCTGCGCGACCGCCACGCCGCCGCCCGCATCGACGACCTGCGCGAGCGCAACCCTCACGCCCGGGTGGTGGCGCTGTTCGGGGAGTCGCACCTGGCCCCCAACCACATCCCCCGCTGGCTGCGGCAGCGGCGCCCCCAGGACCGCATCCTCACCCTCCTGCAGAACGTGGACGCGCTCTACTGGCAGGCGGCGGGCGAGCCCGGGCGGGTGGAGGCGGTACGCGTCCAGGAGGACGTGTTCTGCGTCCTGGCCGCCAGCCCCCTGGAAAAATACGAGAGCTACCGCATGTGCATCGAGCGCTGGCGGCAGGCGCCCACCGCGGCTCCCGACCCCGCGCCCACCCTCTACAACCTGATCGAGGCGCTGCTGCGCTTCCTGCACGTCGACCCGTACTCACCCCACAACGGCACCCAGCCGCGCTACCTGGTGGACCTGCTCCCCGAGGTGCATGCCCGGGGAGAGTGGGAGCCGCTGCGCAAGCTGCTGTCGCGCCAGGGCGCCAGCCTGGAGGAAGCGCGGGCGGTGCTGGCGGCCATCCGCGAGCGCGGCGGCTGCTACCTGTCGCGCCTGAACGCCATCTTTCTGCAGCGGTTTGAGATGGCCGGCGGAGCGGAGGAGGCGGCCCGCTTCGTCCATGCCGCCTGCCGGGGGAAGGCCGGCAGCAACGGCCACGGGCGTCCGCCGGGCTCGGCCGAGGACCTCTTCTTCACCCGGGTGCTGGAGGAGGCGCTGGCCTATTTGGGCTCGCGCGTGCTCTATCCGGCGCGAGCGGGAGTGCGCCGCGAGGACCTGCGGGTGCTCTACGCCCAGCCCGACCCGCTGCTCGAACTCACCGGCGAGGCCCTGGGCTTCGCCGCGCAGCAGCTCGGGCAGATGCTGGGCACGGAACTCTACGACGCCTACCTGGAAGCGCGCCTTTCTCGCCGCTTCCTCCGCTCCCTCTACTTCCGTTCCCTCGACCCGCCGGGAGCGGCGAGCACGCTCTACTTCCAACTGCTGAGCAGGCTGGGAGGCTAG
- the larB gene encoding nickel pincer cofactor biosynthesis protein LarB, with protein sequence MKPESIKRLFDQVRRGKLSPDQAVARLRHLPFEDLGFAKVDHHRVLRAGMPEVVLAQGKSAAQVAGIFARLARQGSNVLATRATEEQFRAVRRKLRRAEYRELARAIVLCQDRKRYGKGKIAVVSAGTGDIPVAEEAVVTAEVMGNEVEHFYDVGVAGIHRLLAHREALTRARVVIVCAGMEGALPSVVGGLVGVPVIAVPTSVGYGASFEGLAALLGMLNSCASNVSVVNIDNGFGAGYVASMINRL encoded by the coding sequence GTGAAGCCCGAGTCCATCAAGCGGCTCTTCGACCAGGTGCGGCGGGGCAAACTGAGCCCCGACCAGGCGGTGGCGCGCCTGCGCCATCTGCCCTTCGAGGACCTGGGCTTCGCCAAGGTGGACCATCACCGGGTACTGCGCGCGGGCATGCCCGAGGTGGTGCTGGCGCAGGGCAAGAGCGCGGCCCAGGTGGCGGGCATCTTCGCGCGACTGGCGCGCCAGGGCTCGAATGTGCTGGCCACGCGTGCCACGGAAGAGCAGTTCCGGGCGGTGCGGCGGAAGCTGCGGCGGGCGGAGTATCGCGAATTGGCGCGCGCCATCGTGCTCTGCCAGGACCGCAAGCGCTACGGCAAGGGCAAGATCGCTGTGGTCTCGGCGGGGACGGGCGACATCCCGGTGGCGGAGGAAGCGGTGGTCACCGCCGAGGTCATGGGCAACGAGGTGGAGCACTTTTATGACGTAGGCGTGGCCGGGATCCACCGCCTGCTGGCCCATCGGGAGGCGCTCACCCGGGCGCGGGTGGTGATCGTCTGCGCCGGCATGGAAGGAGCGCTGCCCAGCGTGGTGGGAGGGCTGGTGGGGGTGCCGGTGATCGCCGTGCCCACCAGCGTGGGCTACGGGGCGTCGTTCGAGGGGCTGGCGGCGCTGCTGGGCATGCTGAACTCCTGCGCCTCCAACGTCAGCGTGGTCAACATCGACAACGGCTTCGGGGCCGGCTACGTGGCCTCGATGATCAACCGGCTATGA
- a CDS encoding WG repeat-containing protein — MRPSPAMTSALVFALLLTAAPSAAAQTREDATDEPLLVVQDGRYGYIDHSGRFVISPQYIWASDFGDGLAKVFLCGRMVSIDRQGNVWPLRLLVSDGLTFMEDDNGKKGFVDATGRWVIPPRYQSVLDFSEGLAPVEVNGKWGFIDSAGNEAISPRFDEAYRFLEGVAVVGLGDTYALIDKNGHVLAQGFDVPGLPREGLIGVFMGDKWVYLGLNGHQAFPAQFESGNDFSDGLAAVERHKKLGYIDRKGQVVIPFQFDWAGDFSRGLAPARQGDRSGFIDKSGRFVIDLSFEAAGSFGNGGVSGFWTKDYRQFGYVLTSGKIIWGPTPESPDHPPLFGWTEDDRERSCEGVPDLLRQRIASFPPIPRN; from the coding sequence ATGCGTCCCTCGCCTGCAATGACGAGTGCCTTAGTCTTCGCTCTACTGCTTACGGCGGCCCCTTCGGCCGCGGCCCAGACCCGCGAGGATGCCACGGATGAACCGCTGCTGGTTGTCCAAGACGGGCGCTACGGGTACATCGACCACAGTGGGCGCTTCGTTATTTCGCCTCAATACATCTGGGCCAGCGATTTCGGGGACGGACTGGCAAAGGTCTTCCTCTGCGGCCGGATGGTCTCTATCGATCGCCAGGGCAATGTGTGGCCGCTACGATTGCTTGTGAGCGACGGGCTAACGTTCATGGAGGACGACAACGGCAAAAAGGGCTTTGTCGACGCGACGGGACGCTGGGTGATACCGCCTAGATATCAGAGCGTCCTCGATTTTTCCGAGGGTCTGGCGCCGGTGGAAGTGAATGGAAAGTGGGGGTTCATCGATTCCGCAGGCAACGAGGCGATTTCGCCCCGGTTTGACGAAGCTTATCGTTTTCTTGAGGGCGTCGCGGTTGTGGGACTGGGCGACACGTACGCGCTCATCGATAAGAACGGGCATGTCCTCGCCCAAGGCTTCGATGTGCCCGGACTGCCGAGAGAGGGCCTGATTGGGGTGTTCATGGGCGACAAGTGGGTGTACCTCGGCCTGAACGGGCATCAGGCCTTCCCTGCGCAGTTTGAGTCGGGCAACGACTTCTCGGACGGTCTGGCGGCTGTAGAGCGGCACAAGAAACTCGGTTACATTGACCGCAAGGGACAGGTGGTTATCCCTTTTCAGTTCGACTGGGCAGGTGACTTCTCACGTGGCTTGGCTCCGGCTCGCCAGGGCGATCGCAGCGGGTTCATCGACAAGTCAGGGAGGTTCGTCATCGACTTGAGCTTCGAAGCCGCGGGCAGCTTTGGGAATGGAGGTGTCTCGGGTTTCTGGACCAAGGACTATCGCCAGTTTGGCTACGTGCTGACCAGCGGCAAGATAATCTGGGGGCCGACGCCCGAGTCTCCCGACCATCCACCGCTGTTCGGCTGGACGGAAGACGACCGGGAGAGGAGTTGCGAGGGGGTACCCGACCTGCTCCGGCAGAGGATCGCTTCTTTCCCCCCGATTCCCCGGAACTAG
- the ada gene encoding bifunctional DNA-binding transcriptional regulator/O6-methylguanine-DNA methyltransferase Ada: MKHRTADLWGAVARRDPRFDRVFVYGVASTHVYCRPSCPSRRPHREHVTFFPAPGAAEQAGYRPCRRCRPEQPADGHPHARLVERICRLIDSSLDEPLRLEALSRAAGVSPFHLQRTFTRVLGISPRQYAEARRLLRLKTGLRQGQDVTTALYDAGYGSSSRLYERSHHHLGMTPATYRRGGAGARIRYTVVSSPLGRMLLAATSTGVCAVKFGDSGRKLARDLAREFSAAELSLDRRGLARWAGQLAASMHEGGRAFDIPLDLRATAFQWKVWEALRAIPRGATRSYRQVAQAIGRPRAVRAVARACATNPVAVLIPCHRVVRTDGALGGYRWGMERKKTLLKTEAGS, from the coding sequence GTGAAGCACCGCACCGCCGACCTGTGGGGCGCGGTCGCCCGCCGCGACCCGCGCTTCGATCGCGTCTTCGTCTATGGCGTGGCCTCCACCCACGTCTACTGCCGGCCTTCCTGTCCTTCGCGCCGGCCGCATCGCGAGCACGTGACCTTCTTCCCCGCCCCGGGGGCCGCGGAACAGGCCGGCTACCGCCCCTGTCGCCGCTGCCGGCCGGAGCAGCCCGCCGACGGCCATCCTCACGCGCGGCTGGTGGAGAGGATCTGCCGCCTCATCGATTCCAGCCTGGACGAGCCGCTGCGTCTGGAAGCGCTCAGCCGCGCCGCCGGCGTCAGCCCCTTCCACCTGCAGCGCACTTTCACGCGCGTGCTGGGCATCAGCCCGCGGCAATACGCCGAGGCCCGGCGCCTGCTGCGCTTGAAGACCGGCCTGCGCCAGGGCCAGGACGTCACCACCGCCCTCTACGACGCCGGCTACGGCTCCTCCAGCCGCCTCTACGAGCGTTCCCATCATCACTTGGGGATGACTCCCGCCACTTACCGCCGCGGCGGCGCCGGCGCGCGCATCCGCTACACGGTGGTGAGTTCGCCCCTGGGACGCATGCTGCTGGCGGCGACCTCCACCGGCGTCTGTGCAGTCAAGTTCGGCGACTCCGGCAGGAAGCTGGCGCGGGACCTGGCCCGCGAGTTCTCCGCCGCCGAGCTGTCTCTGGATCGCCGCGGCCTGGCCCGCTGGGCGGGCCAGCTCGCCGCCTCCATGCATGAGGGCGGCCGCGCCTTCGATATCCCTCTAGACCTGCGCGCCACCGCCTTCCAGTGGAAGGTGTGGGAGGCGCTGCGCGCCATCCCGCGCGGTGCGACCCGCAGCTACCGCCAGGTCGCGCAGGCCATCGGGCGCCCGCGCGCGGTGCGCGCCGTGGCCCGCGCCTGCGCCACCAACCCCGTCGCCGTGCTCATCCCCTGCCACCGCGTGGTGCGGACGGACGGCGCCCTGGGCGGTTATCGCTGGGGCATGGAGCGCAAGAAGACGTTGCTGAAGACGGAGGCCGGCAGCTAG
- a CDS encoding GNAT family N-acetyltransferase: MLTTRRLRLRRLRPGDAEAVFRYCSDPRVTRYMVFETHRSLAETRRIVRRLEASHRRTGAPHWAITLRGSGKLIGMCGFLPLETKHRRGEFGYWLGRPHWGQGYATEAVGALLAFGFRRLKLNRLQARVVVGNRASARVLQKAGMKLEGTLRQFEQIKGKFPDLHLYSMLQREFIRRERRR, from the coding sequence GTGCTGACCACGCGACGGCTGCGGCTGCGACGGCTGCGTCCCGGCGACGCGGAGGCCGTCTTCCGCTACTGCTCCGACCCGCGGGTGACGCGCTACATGGTCTTCGAGACCCACCGCAGCCTGGCGGAGACGCGCCGGATCGTGCGCCGGCTGGAAGCGAGTCATCGCCGGACCGGGGCCCCGCACTGGGCCATCACCTTGCGGGGCAGCGGGAAGCTGATCGGGATGTGCGGCTTTTTGCCGCTCGAGACGAAGCACCGCCGCGGGGAGTTTGGCTACTGGCTGGGCCGGCCGCATTGGGGGCAGGGCTACGCCACCGAGGCGGTCGGGGCGCTGCTGGCCTTTGGCTTTCGCAGGTTGAAGCTGAACCGCCTGCAGGCGCGGGTGGTGGTCGGGAACCGGGCTTCGGCCCGCGTCCTGCAGAAGGCGGGCATGAAGCTCGAGGGTACGCTGCGGCAGTTCGAGCAGATCAAGGGGAAGTTCCCGGATCTCCACCTCTACTCCATGTTGCAACGGGAATTCATCCGGCGTGAACGACGACGCTAG
- a CDS encoding MarR family transcriptional regulator yields the protein MTRRDAISDREYRARAEFRYQIRRFLRLSEQEARAAGLEPQQHQMLVALKGLPAGCQPTIGELANRMLVQHHSAVELVDRLAHRGMLRRARRGPDRRLVYLSLTPKGEKILGRVSLRLRGELQSAGRALVRALEPLLRASGNGRRHSPARRRM from the coding sequence ATGACGCGCAGGGACGCCATTTCGGACCGCGAGTACCGCGCGCGGGCGGAGTTCCGTTACCAGATCCGCCGCTTCCTGCGGCTGAGCGAGCAGGAGGCGCGGGCGGCAGGCCTGGAGCCGCAGCAGCACCAGATGCTGGTGGCGCTCAAGGGCCTGCCGGCGGGCTGCCAGCCCACCATCGGCGAGCTGGCCAACCGCATGCTCGTTCAGCACCACAGCGCGGTGGAGCTGGTGGACCGCCTGGCGCACCGGGGTATGCTGCGCCGCGCGCGCCGCGGCCCCGACCGGCGCCTGGTCTACCTGTCGCTCACCCCCAAGGGCGAAAAGATCCTCGGCCGGGTCTCGCTGCGCCTGCGCGGGGAACTGCAATCGGCCGGGCGGGCGCTGGTGCGGGCGCTCGAGCCGCTGCTGCGCGCGTCCGGCAACGGGCGCCGCCACAGCCCCGCGCGCCGCCGCATGTAA
- a CDS encoding VTT domain-containing protein encodes MHELMDFLVANGYLVLFLWVLGEQAGLPVPSAPLLLAAGALIGLHKLDAAAVVLLSTVASVSADLLWFRLGRRRGAKVLNFLCKVSLEPDSCVRTTQSRIAKSGPRSLLLAKFIPGFSTAAPPLAGAGGMSLARFLLFDFLGSLLWVGSLVLLGFAFSHQLELLAAYSARLGAWLLVLLLAALAAFLWRKYGQRRRFVKDLAVARIPAEELKARLEAGEAVTIVDLRHPLDWLTDPRTLPGALRMKPDEIEERNQEIPRDREVILYCT; translated from the coding sequence GTGCACGAGCTGATGGACTTCCTGGTGGCTAACGGCTACCTGGTTCTTTTCCTGTGGGTGCTGGGGGAGCAGGCGGGGCTGCCGGTGCCCTCCGCGCCGCTGCTGCTGGCGGCGGGTGCGCTCATCGGGCTGCACAAACTGGATGCCGCCGCAGTAGTGCTGCTCTCGACCGTGGCTTCGGTGTCCGCCGACCTGCTGTGGTTCCGGCTGGGACGCCGGCGCGGCGCCAAGGTCCTGAACTTCCTGTGCAAGGTCTCGCTGGAGCCCGACTCCTGCGTGCGCACGACCCAGAGCCGCATCGCCAAGAGCGGGCCGCGCTCCCTGTTGCTGGCCAAGTTCATCCCCGGCTTCAGCACCGCCGCTCCGCCCCTGGCCGGGGCGGGGGGAATGAGCCTGGCCCGCTTCCTGCTCTTCGACTTCCTGGGCTCGCTGCTCTGGGTGGGCTCGCTCGTGCTGCTGGGTTTCGCCTTCAGCCACCAGTTGGAGTTGCTGGCCGCCTACAGCGCCCGGCTGGGGGCCTGGCTGCTGGTGCTGCTGCTAGCGGCCCTGGCCGCCTTCCTGTGGCGCAAGTACGGGCAGCGGCGGCGCTTCGTGAAGGACCTGGCGGTGGCCCGTATCCCGGCGGAAGAACTGAAGGCGCGGCTGGAAGCAGGGGAGGCGGTCACCATCGTGGACCTGCGCCATCCCCTGGACTGGCTGACCGACCCCCGCACCCTGCCGGGGGCGCTGCGCATGAAGCCGGACGAGATCGAGGAGCGCAACCAGGAGATCCCGCGCGACCGCGAGGTCATCCTGTACTGCACTTGA
- the purB gene encoding adenylosuccinate lyase, whose translation MIPRYTRPEMGRIWSDESKFRAWLEVEIAASETLAEAGLVPAEAAAAIRQKGGFDLRRIQEIEAEVKHDVIAFTTAVAEKVGPHSRWLHFGLTSNDVVDTAQALQVKAASALLRQGLERLRDALARRAREFQHTPMIGRTHGIHAEPITFGLKLANWYAESGRNLARFESAAEDMRVGKLSGAVGNCAHLEPELEQKICARLGLEVDAISSQVIQRDRHAAYLATLAVIASSLDKIATEVRHLQRTEVREAEEFFSEKQKGSSAMPHKRNPVTCEQISGLARVVRANAQAALENVALWHERDISHSSVERVILPDSTILVDYLLAKSANLVDTLVVYPRRMKENLESTGGLVFSGQLLLDLAEAGMLREQAYRLVQHHAMRAWKQGLNFRQLVQKDKAITRRLSRRQLERAFDLKRQLRNVDKIFARVFGESSPPRGGVEKKR comes from the coding sequence GTGATTCCCCGCTACACCCGCCCCGAGATGGGCCGCATCTGGAGCGACGAGTCGAAGTTCCGCGCCTGGCTGGAGGTGGAGATCGCGGCCAGCGAGACCCTGGCCGAGGCCGGCCTGGTCCCCGCCGAAGCCGCCGCCGCCATCCGCCAGAAAGGCGGCTTCGACCTGCGCCGCATCCAGGAGATCGAGGCCGAGGTCAAGCACGACGTCATCGCCTTCACTACCGCCGTGGCCGAGAAGGTCGGCCCCCACTCCCGCTGGCTGCACTTCGGACTGACCTCCAACGACGTGGTCGACACCGCTCAGGCCCTGCAGGTCAAGGCCGCCTCGGCCCTGCTGCGCCAGGGGCTGGAGCGCTTGCGCGACGCGCTCGCCCGCCGCGCCCGCGAGTTCCAGCACACCCCCATGATCGGGCGCACCCACGGCATCCATGCCGAGCCCATCACCTTCGGTCTCAAGCTGGCCAACTGGTACGCCGAGAGCGGGCGCAACCTCGCCCGCTTCGAGAGCGCCGCCGAGGACATGCGCGTCGGCAAGCTCTCCGGCGCGGTAGGCAACTGCGCCCACCTCGAGCCCGAGCTGGAGCAGAAGATCTGCGCCCGCCTGGGCCTGGAGGTGGACGCCATCTCCTCCCAGGTCATCCAGCGCGACCGCCACGCCGCCTACCTGGCCACGCTGGCGGTCATCGCCTCCAGCCTGGACAAGATCGCCACCGAGGTCCGCCACCTGCAGCGCACCGAGGTGCGCGAGGCCGAGGAGTTCTTCTCCGAGAAGCAGAAGGGCTCCAGCGCCATGCCGCACAAGCGCAATCCCGTGACCTGCGAGCAGATCTCGGGGCTGGCGCGCGTGGTGCGCGCCAACGCCCAGGCCGCGCTGGAGAACGTCGCCCTGTGGCACGAGCGCGACATCTCCCACTCCTCGGTCGAGCGCGTCATCCTGCCCGACTCCACCATCCTGGTGGACTACCTGCTGGCCAAGAGCGCCAACCTGGTCGACACCTTGGTGGTCTATCCCCGCCGCATGAAGGAGAACCTGGAGAGCACGGGCGGGCTGGTCTTCAGCGGGCAACTGCTGCTCGACCTGGCCGAGGCCGGCATGCTGCGCGAGCAGGCCTACCGCCTGGTGCAGCACCACGCCATGCGCGCCTGGAAGCAGGGTCTGAACTTCCGCCAGTTGGTGCAGAAGGACAAGGCCATCACCCGGCGCCTCTCCCGCCGCCAACTGGAGCGCGCTTTCGACCTCAAGCGCCAACTCCGCAACGTGGACAAGATCTTCGCCCGCGTGTTCGGAGAGAGTTCACCGCCCCGAGGAGGAGTCGAGAAGAAGCGGTGA
- a CDS encoding UbiX family flavin prenyltransferase produces MPLAEPRTLTVAMTGASGAVFTRQFLLLAERDRRVTRVNFIVSDSALRVAAEELGLTGRAHLVKQILGKDSKKIALQNNADIGANVASGSYPTDAMVVIPCSMGTLARIACGTADRLIERAADVCLKERRPLVLCVRETPLNKIHIRNLYRAADAGATIFPLIPTFYNRPRNGTEMAREFACRVLAHVGLPQPDAFRWKG; encoded by the coding sequence ATGCCCCTTGCGGAACCCAGGACCCTCACCGTGGCCATGACCGGCGCCAGTGGCGCGGTGTTCACCCGGCAGTTCCTGCTCCTCGCGGAGCGCGACCGCCGGGTCACCAGGGTGAACTTTATCGTTTCTGACAGTGCCCTGCGAGTAGCAGCCGAGGAACTGGGGTTAACCGGGAGGGCGCACCTGGTGAAGCAGATCCTGGGGAAAGACTCGAAGAAGATCGCGCTGCAGAACAACGCCGACATCGGCGCCAACGTGGCCAGCGGCTCCTATCCCACCGACGCCATGGTGGTCATCCCCTGCAGCATGGGGACATTGGCGCGTATCGCCTGCGGCACCGCCGACCGCCTCATCGAGCGCGCTGCCGACGTCTGCCTCAAGGAGCGCCGCCCCCTCGTCCTGTGCGTGCGCGAGACCCCGCTCAACAAGATCCACATCCGCAATCTCTACCGCGCCGCCGACGCCGGGGCCACCATCTTTCCCCTGATCCCCACCTTCTACAACCGGCCTAGGAACGGGACTGAGATGGCGCGCGAGTTCGCCTGCCGCGTGCTCGCCCATGTCGGCTTGCCGCAACCCGACGCCTTTCGCTGGAAGGGCTAG